In Carya illinoinensis cultivar Pawnee chromosome 7, C.illinoinensisPawnee_v1, whole genome shotgun sequence, the following are encoded in one genomic region:
- the LOC122316957 gene encoding 6-hydroxynicotinate 3-monooxygenase isoform X2, which yields MSEKEKPKAVVVGGSIAGVACAHSLITAGWEVVVLEKSSSTTNTRSPTGAGLGLDPLAQRLVQSWLGRPDLLHNSTLPLTNQATDSEKKVSWTLARDENLKFRAALWADLHALLYNLLPSNIFFWGHLFLSFCTSDDKKCVKIKAKVLQTDEIIEIAGNLLVAADGCLSSIRQNFLPDFKLRYSGYCAWRGVLDFTGNENSETVTGIRRAYPELGKCLYFDLGSCTHGVLYELQNRRLNWIWYVNQAEPELQRKSVTMQVSSEMLHKMHQEAEKVWVPELVGVMKETKDPFLNFIYDADPLEQIFWDNVVLVGDAAHPTTPHGLRSTNMSILDAAVLGKCLAKWGTENLQSALREYQSIRLPVVSKQVLHARRMGRIKQGLLLPDREPFDPKTATSEDCQDLQQQNMPFFNDVPMILM from the exons ATGAGCGAGAAGGAAAAACCGAAGGCAGTCGTGGTGGGAGGGAGCATAGCGGGTGTGGCATGCGCGCACTCGCTGATTACAGCTGGTTGGGAAGTTGTTGTGCTTGAGAAATCGAGCAGCACAACCAATACTCGGAGCCCGACTGGTGCTGGACTCGGACTCGACCCTCTGGCTCAGCGACTCGTTCAGTCCTGGCTTGGACGACCAGACCTTCTCCACAACTCCACCTTGCCCCTCACT AACCAAGCAACTGATAGCGAGAAGAAGGTCAGCTGGACGCTGGCAAGAGATGAGAATTTGAAGTTCAGAGCTGCACTGTGGGCTGATCTCCATGCCCTTCTTTACAATTTATTGCCCTCAAACATATTTTTCTGGGGTCACCTTTTCCTTTCGTTTTGTACTTCTGATGACAAGAAATGTGTTAAGATTAAGGCCAAGGTTCTACAGACCGATGAAATAATTGAAATAGCGGGGAATTTGCTGGTTGCAGCAGATGGGTGTCTCTCTTCTATTCGCCAGAATTTTCTTCCCGATTTTAAATTGAG GTATTCGGGTTATTGTGCATGGAGAGGAGTACTTGATTTCACAGGAAATGAGAATTCGGAAACCGTAACGGGGATCCGCAGGGCATACCCTGAACTGGGGAAATGCTTGTACTTCGACTTAGGTTCTTGCACTCACGGTGTGCTTTATGAGCTTCAGAACAGAAGGCTCAATTGGATTTGGTACGTCAACCAAGCCGAGCCCGAACTGCAG agaaaatcaGTAACCATGCAAGTAAGCAGTGAGATGCTCCATAAGATGCATCAAGAAGCAGAGAAGGTTTGGGTTCCTGAGTTGGTAGGAGTCATGAAAGAAACAAAGGACCCCTTCTTAAATTTCATATATGATGCTGATCCCTTGGAACAAATCTTTTGGGACAATGTGGTTTTAGTTGGAGACGCGGCTCACCCAACCACTCCTCATGGCCTGAGAAGCACAAACATGTCAATATTGGATGCAGCAGTTTTGGGAAAATGCCTCGCTAAGTGGGGAACAGAAAATTTGCAGTCAGCTCTAAGAGAATATCAGTCAATTCGGCTTCCAGTCGTTTCCAAGCAAGTTCTGCATGCTAGGCGAATGGGCCGCATAAAACAAGGTTTGCTTCTTCCTGATCGCGAGCCTTTTGATCCAAAGACTGCTACATCAGAGGATTGTCAAGATCTACAACAGCAGAATATGCCCTTCTTTAACGATGTTCCCATGATACTAATGTGA
- the LOC122316957 gene encoding 6-hydroxynicotinate 3-monooxygenase isoform X1, which yields MSEKEKPKAVVVGGSIAGVACAHSLITAGWEVVVLEKSSSTTNTRSPTGAGLGLDPLAQRLVQSWLGRPDLLHNSTLPLTVDLNQATDSEKKVSWTLARDENLKFRAALWADLHALLYNLLPSNIFFWGHLFLSFCTSDDKKCVKIKAKVLQTDEIIEIAGNLLVAADGCLSSIRQNFLPDFKLRYSGYCAWRGVLDFTGNENSETVTGIRRAYPELGKCLYFDLGSCTHGVLYELQNRRLNWIWYVNQAEPELQRKSVTMQVSSEMLHKMHQEAEKVWVPELVGVMKETKDPFLNFIYDADPLEQIFWDNVVLVGDAAHPTTPHGLRSTNMSILDAAVLGKCLAKWGTENLQSALREYQSIRLPVVSKQVLHARRMGRIKQGLLLPDREPFDPKTATSEDCQDLQQQNMPFFNDVPMILM from the exons ATGAGCGAGAAGGAAAAACCGAAGGCAGTCGTGGTGGGAGGGAGCATAGCGGGTGTGGCATGCGCGCACTCGCTGATTACAGCTGGTTGGGAAGTTGTTGTGCTTGAGAAATCGAGCAGCACAACCAATACTCGGAGCCCGACTGGTGCTGGACTCGGACTCGACCCTCTGGCTCAGCGACTCGTTCAGTCCTGGCTTGGACGACCAGACCTTCTCCACAACTCCACCTTGCCCCTCACTGTCGATCTG AACCAAGCAACTGATAGCGAGAAGAAGGTCAGCTGGACGCTGGCAAGAGATGAGAATTTGAAGTTCAGAGCTGCACTGTGGGCTGATCTCCATGCCCTTCTTTACAATTTATTGCCCTCAAACATATTTTTCTGGGGTCACCTTTTCCTTTCGTTTTGTACTTCTGATGACAAGAAATGTGTTAAGATTAAGGCCAAGGTTCTACAGACCGATGAAATAATTGAAATAGCGGGGAATTTGCTGGTTGCAGCAGATGGGTGTCTCTCTTCTATTCGCCAGAATTTTCTTCCCGATTTTAAATTGAG GTATTCGGGTTATTGTGCATGGAGAGGAGTACTTGATTTCACAGGAAATGAGAATTCGGAAACCGTAACGGGGATCCGCAGGGCATACCCTGAACTGGGGAAATGCTTGTACTTCGACTTAGGTTCTTGCACTCACGGTGTGCTTTATGAGCTTCAGAACAGAAGGCTCAATTGGATTTGGTACGTCAACCAAGCCGAGCCCGAACTGCAG agaaaatcaGTAACCATGCAAGTAAGCAGTGAGATGCTCCATAAGATGCATCAAGAAGCAGAGAAGGTTTGGGTTCCTGAGTTGGTAGGAGTCATGAAAGAAACAAAGGACCCCTTCTTAAATTTCATATATGATGCTGATCCCTTGGAACAAATCTTTTGGGACAATGTGGTTTTAGTTGGAGACGCGGCTCACCCAACCACTCCTCATGGCCTGAGAAGCACAAACATGTCAATATTGGATGCAGCAGTTTTGGGAAAATGCCTCGCTAAGTGGGGAACAGAAAATTTGCAGTCAGCTCTAAGAGAATATCAGTCAATTCGGCTTCCAGTCGTTTCCAAGCAAGTTCTGCATGCTAGGCGAATGGGCCGCATAAAACAAGGTTTGCTTCTTCCTGATCGCGAGCCTTTTGATCCAAAGACTGCTACATCAGAGGATTGTCAAGATCTACAACAGCAGAATATGCCCTTCTTTAACGATGTTCCCATGATACTAATGTGA
- the LOC122316956 gene encoding V-type proton ATPase subunit c''2-like produces MSVSPAMAGSPTTWAHALVKISPYTFSAIGIAIAIGVSVLGAAWGIYITGSSLIGAAIKAPRITSKNLISVIFCEAVAIYGVIVAIILQTKLESVPASQIYAPESLRAGYAIFASGIIVGFANLVCGVCVGIIGSSCALSDAQNSTLFVKILVIEIFGSALGLFGVIVGIIMSAQASWPAKTV; encoded by the exons ATGTCAGTCTCACCAGCAATGGCGGGAAGTCCGACCACTTGGGCCCACGCTCTCGTAAAGATCTCGCCATACACCTTCTCCGCCATCGGTATCGCCATCGCCATAGGCGTTTCCGTCCTCGGCGCCGCCTG GGGTATTTATATCACCGGAAGCAGTTTGATCGGTGCGGCAATCAAAGCTCCCCGTATTACTTCCAAGAATCTAATTAG TGTTATCTTTTGTGAAGCTGTTGCTATATATGGCGTTATCGTGGCAATTATTCTACAAACAAAATTAGAAAGTGTTCCAGCATCACAGATTTATGCACCCGAGTCTCTTAGAGCAGGATATGCAATCTTCGCATCTGGGATTATTGTGGGCTTTGCAAACCTTGTCTGCGG GGTATGTGTGGGAATCATTGGTAGCAGTTGCGCGTTGTCTGATGCTCAAAACTCCACTCTTTTTGTGAAGATTCTTGTGATTGAAATCTTTGGTAGTGCACTTGGGTTATTTGGAGTGATTGTGGGAATTATTATGTCAGCTCAAGCATCATGGCCAGCAAAAACAGTGTAA
- the LOC122315571 gene encoding pleiotropic drug resistance protein 1-like — protein sequence MEGGDILRVSSARLSSSSIWRNNGMEVFSRSSLDENDEEALKWAAIEKLPTYLRIRRGILTEEEGQAREIDIKNLGLLDRKNLIERLLKIAEEDNENFLLKLKDRIERVGLEFPTIEVRFEHLYVEAEAYVGSRALPTIFNYCVNMLEGFVSCLHILPSRKKPLPILHDLSGIIKPRRMTLLLGPPSSGKTTLLLALAGKLGKELKASGRVTYNGHGMEEFVPQRTSAYISQHDVHIGEMTVRETLAFSARCQGVGPRYEMLAELSRREKTANIKPDPDLDIYMKASALDGPEASVETDYIIKILGLEVCADTMVGDEMLRGISGGQKKRVTTGEMLVGPARALFMDEISTGLDSSTTFQIVNSLRQSIHILNGTAVISLLQPAPETYDLFDDIIMLSDGQIVYQGPRENVLEFFECMGFKCPERKGVADFLQEVTSRKDQEQYWANKDEPYNFVSVKEFAEAFQSFHVGRKLGDELATPFDKSRGHPAALTTKKYGISKKELFKACASREFLLMKRNSFVYIFKMFQLILSSFITMTLFIRTEMRRETTTDGGIYMGAMFFAIIIIMFNGFSELAMTIMKLPVFYKQRDLLFYPSWAYSLPKWILRMPITLMEVAIWVLMTYYGIGFDPNIERFFKQFLLLLCINQMASGLFRLIGALGRNMIIANTFGSFALLAVLVMGGFILSREDVQKWWLWGYWFSPMMYGQNAIAVNEFLGNSWRHIPPNATEPLGILILKSRGVFTEAYWYWIGVGAIIGYIFLFNFLYTLALKYLDPFGKPQAVQSREALAEKIANRTGQVIELSSTRRSSFEKGNEINRSVSSRTLSARLSSINEAKQHNKRGMVLPFEPLTITFDEIRYAIDMPQEMKVQGVPEDRLELLKGVSGAFRPGVLTALMGVSGAGKTTLLDVLAGRKTGGYIEGTITISGYPKKQETFARISGYCEQTDIHSPHVTVYESLLYSAWLRLPLEVDSATRKMFLEEVMELVELTTLREALVGLPGINGLSTEQRKRLTIAVELVANPSIIFMDEPTSGLDARAAAIVMRTVRNTVDTGRTVVCTIHQPSIDIFDAFDELFLLKRGGEEIYVGPLGRHSSHLINHFEGIDGVPNIKEKYNPATWMLEVTSAGQEAALGVNFTEIYKNSELYRRNKALIKELSTATPGSKDLYFPTQYSQSFFTQCMACLWKQHLSYWRNPPYSAVRLLFTTFIALMFGTIFWNLGSKRRNPQDLLNAMGSMYAAVLFIGIQNASSVQPVVAIERTVFYRERAAGMYSALPYAFGQVVIELPYIFVQTIIYGIIVYAMIGFDWTLSKFLWYIFFMYFTFLYFTFYGMMAVAVTPNHSIASIVSSAFYAIWNLFSGFVLPRTRMPIWWRWYFWVCPVSWTLYGLTASQFGDIKDKLDTGETVEDFLRSYFGYRHEFLGVVAVAIVGFPVLFGFTFAYSIKAFNFQKR from the exons ATGGAAGGTGGTGATATACTGAGAGTGAGTAGTGCACGTCTAAGCAGCTCTAGCATCTGGAGGAATAATGGCATGGAGGTTTTTTCCAGGTCATCGCTGGATGAAAACGACGAAGAAGCTCTGAAATGGGCAGCTATCGAGAAACTGCCCACTTATTTGCGTATAAGGAGAGGCATACTCACTGAAGAAGAGGGTCAAGCCAGAGAGATTGACATCAAGAATCTTGGGCTGCTAGATAGAAAGAATTTAATAGAGAGGCTATTAAAAATTGCAGAGGAGGATAACGAGAACTTCCTGTTGAAGCTCAAGGACCGCATTGAACG GGTTGGACTTGAGTTTCCGACCATTGAAGTCCGGTTTGAGCATTTATATGTGGAAGCAGAAGCTTATGTTGGAAGCAGGGCATTACCCACCATTTTCAACTATTGTGTTAATATGCTAGAG ggGTTCGTGAGTTGTCTTCACATTCTTCCGAGTAGAAAGAAACCACTACCGATTCTTCATGATTTAAGCGGAATCATCAAGCCTAGAAG AATGACGCTGCTCTTAGGCCCCCCAAGCTCCGGGAAGACCACGTTACTGTTAGCTTTGGCAGGAAAACTTGGGAAAGAATTGAAA GCTTCAGGGAGAGTGACGTACAATGGACATGGAATGGAAGAGTTTGTACCCCAGAGAACATCTGCTTATATAAGTCAACATGATGTCCATATTGGAGAAATGACTGTGAGAGAAACGCTAGCTTTTTCTGCAAGATGTCAAGGGGTCGGGCCACGTTATG AGATGTTGGCAGAATTATCGAGGAGAGAGAAGACCGCAAACATTAAGCCAGATCCTGATCTTGATATCTATATGAAG GCTTCAGCACTTGATGGACCTGAAGCCAGTGTCGAAACAGATTACATAATCAAG atTCTTGGACTAGAAGTCTGTGCTGATACCATGGTGGGGGATGAGATGTTACGAGGTATATCTGGCGGACAAAAGAAGCGAGTCACTACAG GGGAAATGCTGGTTGGACCTGCAAGAGCTCTTTTCATGGATGAGATCTCGACTGGTCTGGATAgttcaacaacttttcagatagTAAACTCACTCAGACAGTCCATCCACATCCTCAATGGAACAGCAGTTATCTCTCTCCTCCAGCCTGCACCAGAAACCTACGACCTATTTGATGATATAATTATGCTTTCAGACGGTCAAATCGTGTATCAGGGTCCTCGTGAAAATGTGCTCGAATTCTTTGAATGCATGGGATTCAAGTGTCCAGAGAGGAAAGGAGTTGCTGACTTCTTACAAGAA GTGACATCAAGGAAAGATCAAGAGCAGTATTGGGCAAACAAAGATGAGCCTTATAACTTCGTTTCAGTAAAGGAATTTGCTGAAGCATTTCAGTCATTTCACGTTGGTCGAAAACTAGGTGACGAGCTTGCTACTCCTTTTGACAAGTCCAGAGGCCATCCCGCTGCTTTAACAACTAAGAAGTATGGAATTAGCAAGAAGGAACTGTTCAAAGCTTGTGCATCTAGAGAGTTTTTACTTATGAAAAGGAATTCATTTGTCTACATTTTCAAGATGTTCCAA TTAATCCTATCTTCTTTTATAACAATGACCTTATTTATTCGGACTGAGATGCGCCGAGAAACAACTACAGATGGTGGGATTTATATGGGTGCTATGTTCTTTGCAATCATCATTATAATGTTTAATGGATTCTCGGAGCTTGCCATGACCATTATGAAACTTCCTGTCTTCTACAAGCAAAGGGACCTCCTCTTCTATCCGTCTTGGGCATACTCTCTCCCTAAATGGATCCTTAGGATGCCTATAACATTGATGGAAGTTGCCATTTGGGTACTAATGACTTATTACGGCATAGGCTTCGATCCAAACATCGAACG GTTTTTCAAACAATTTCTGTTACTCCTATGTATTAACCAGATGGCATCTGGACTGTTCCGATTGATAGGTGCATTAGGAAGGAATATGATTATTGCCAACACATTTGGGTCTTTTGCTTTACTTGCAGTTCTGGTTATGGGTGGATTTATTTTATCTCGAG AGGATGTACAGAAATGGTGGTTATGGGGTTACTGGTTCTCCCCAATGATGTATGGGCAGAACGCTATAGCTGTCAATGAGTTTCTCGGGAATAGTTGGAGACAT ATTCCTCCCAATGCAACAGAACCGCTAGGAATTTTAATCTTGAAATCTCGTGGAGTATTCACAGAAGCATACTGGTATTGGATTGGAGTTGGAGCAATAATTggatatatttttctattcaatTTCCTCTACACATTGGCCCTAAAATATCTCGATC CATTTGGGAAGCCTCAGGCAGTACAATCCAGAGAGGCCTTGGCTGAGAAAATTGCGAACAGAACTGGACAGGTCATTGAGCTATCATCAACAAGAAGGAGCTCTTTTG AGAAAGGGAATGAAATCAATAGAAGCGTATCATCCAGGACGTTGTCTGCAAGACTGAGCAGCATTAATGAAGCTAAACAACACAACAAACGGGGGATGGTCCTACCCTTTGAACCCCTTACCATCACATTTGATGAAATCAGATATGCTATAGACATGCCGCAG GAAATGAAAGTTCAGGGAGTTCCTGAGGATCGGCTGGAACTCTTGAAGGGGGTGAGCGGTGCTTTTAGGCCAGGAGTCCTAACAGCTCTAATGGGTGTGAGTGGTGCTGGAAAGACAACTCTGTTGGATGTGTTGGCGGGAAGGAAAACCGGTGGATATATTGAGGGAACCATCACCATATCCGGTTATCCCAAAAAGCAAGAAACATTTGCCCGCATTTCAGGTTACTGCGAACAAACAGATATCCACTCTCCTCATGTTACAGTCTACGAGTCTTTGCTGTACTCTGCATGGCTACGTTTACCACTTGAGGTTGACTCTGCAACCAGAAAG ATGTTCCTTGAGGAAGTGATGGAGCTGGTGGAGCTAACCACTTTGAGAGAAGCGCTTGTGGGACTGCCAGGCATAAATGGACTATCAACAGAGCAGCGCAAAAGGCTGACAATTGCAGTTGAGCTTGTTGCGAACCCTTCTATAATATTCATGGATGAACCCACCTCTGGTCTTGATGCCAGGGCAGCTGCAATTGTAATGAGAACAGTGAGGAACACCGTAGACACGGGGAGAACGGTGGTCTGCACCATACACCAGCCCAGCATTGATATATTTGATGCTTTTGATGAG TTATTTCTCTTGAAACGTGGAGGTGaagagatatatgtgggccCATTGGGCCGCCATTCTTCCCATTTAATCAACCACTTTGAG GGAATTGATGGAGTTCCTAATATTAAGGAAAAGTACAATCCTGCAACCTGGATGTTGGAGGTTACTTCAGCAGGACAAGAAGCAGCCCTAGGGGTTAATTTCACGGAAATTTACAAGAACTCAGAACTTTATAG GAGAAACAAGGCCTTGATCAAGGAACTAAGTACAGCTACACCAGGTTCAAAAGACTTGTACTTCCCTACGCAATACTCACAGTCTTTCTTTACCCAATGCATGGCTTGCCTGTGGAAACAACACTTATCATATTGGAGAAACCCGCCATACAGTGCCGTCAGACTCTTATTCACAACTTTCATAGCTTTAATGTTTGGGACAATCTTCTGGAATCTTGGCTCAAAAAG GCGAAACCCACAAGATCTTCTCAATGCAATGGGTTCCATGTATGCTGCTGTTCTCTTCATAGGTATACAAAACGCCTCATCAGTGCAGCCAGTTGTGGCCATTGAGAGAACAGTCTTCTACAGAGAGAGAGCTGCTGGAATGTATTCTGCTTTGCCATACGCTTTTGGACAG GTTGTCATTGAGCTCCCATATATTTTCGTCCAGACTATCATATATGGGATTATAGTGTACGCCATGATTGGGTTTGACTGGACATTAAGCAAATTCTTATGGTACATCTTCTTCATGTACTTCACTTTCTTATACTTCACTTTCTACGGCATGATGGCCGTGGCCGTTACTCCAAACCACAGCATAGCATCTATAGTTTCTTCAGCCTTCTATGCAATATGGAATCTTTTCTCAGGATTTGTATTGCCCAGGACA AGGATGCCAATCTGGTGGAGATGGTACTTTTGGGTTTGTCCCGTCTCTTGGACCTTGTACGGATTGACTGCTTCACAGTTTGGAGACATTAAAGACAAACTTGATACGGGTGAAACGGTAGAAGACTTTTTGAGGAGTTATTTTGGGTATAGACATGAGTTTCTGGGGGTTGTGGCTGTTGCGATTGTTGGATTCCCAGTGCTCTTTGGGTTCACCTTTGCCTATTCGATTAAGGCATTTAACTTCCAAAAGAGATAG